The Lytechinus pictus isolate F3 Inbred chromosome 15, Lp3.0, whole genome shotgun sequence genome contains a region encoding:
- the LOC129277349 gene encoding toll-like receptor 3, producing MIETLNNNSFTYLPDIIKLDLFDNEITLIEDGTFKPLDNLTELNLGSNHIESLPAGLLHSNQFLSVFKLNLNYLSSVPKDALPRSENMKSFELTFNNILSIKSHDFEPFQNCSGITIDIAYSKIKYLQTNTFAVLRNIATLDLDGSYMHEFNISSILGNNEINTLILTFCRIKRIIPLNQSFQHPHGSPKIHLINLFWNELISFPDFVFWGLNQTNILKLRYNRITTLSNSTFCGLDQLTELDISNNDLTALPQGMFYCNKLLQKLRLAQNNIARWSGNTVSNLCSLKYLNLFDNNIKHVDNTTQILHSLEHLDLSFNVLSRIDDYFLSSYTYLKTLNVSNNDIFWISSYAFLNLTNLKVLNLKNDRIELDILNQPFQIMGALRILDLTSAIKIIRLESKPFTGTSLLERMFMRKNNLQSKDLFDNSTSQSLFTGLQSLLTLDLRENDLDMLAPGTFNPINRLEILLLSHSSIKVLIPSVFYSLPSLKILDLSDNDITLISGDTFLSQSQLHVLKIDNNKLYSIPRTLFNRTRSLHKLNMENNKISTIETGTRFPTNITLDVSGNPFACTCDLSWFVKWLHSSNVELSHPNNTLCSPSSIKDLFKSSLLSFDPDKYCGINILLITSVSFTVLLVAALSLVAYWKRWWLNYKVFLVKLAICGYKEMVQDFEDQDYEFQLNLMYQEEDQEWVDDIMKPVLRERFPHIERVVFGDNDLHLGMFYINALHYAVENSFKTVLLLSNNSVREAWFITKVRIALEELNDSNLDKVILFFLEDIDDDDLPYLVRLFLSKNKPYMLWTDDEDGQELFWAQFEKSMRANRELNSVIPV from the coding sequence ATGATCGAAACACTCAACAACAATTCTTTCACCTATCTTCCAGATATCATCAAACTTGACCTGTTTGACAATGAGATCACGTTGATAGAAGATGGTACATTTAAGCCTCTGGATAATCTCACAGAATTAAATCTGGGAAGTAACCACATTGAGTCTTTACCAGCAGGTTTActtcattcaaatcaatttctCTCCGTTTTCAAACTCAATTTGAACTATTTGAGTTCAGTCCCCAAAGACGCTTTGCCTAGgtcagaaaatatgaaatcatttgAACTGACTTTCAATAATATCTTGTCTATAAAATCACATGACTTTGAACCTTTCCAGAATTGCTCAGGTATAACAATTGACATAGCTtatagtaaaataaaatatctccaAACAAATACTTTTGCAGTTTTGAGGAATATTGCCACGTTAGATCTTGATGGAAGTTATATGCATGAATTCAACATCTCTTCCATTttaggaaataatgaaataaatacactAATCTTGACATTCTGCCgaataaaaagaataattcCACTAAACCAATCTTTTCAACATCCTCATGGTTCTCCCAAAATACATTTGATAAATCTCTTTTGGAATGAGCTGATCTCCTTTCCAGATTTTGTGTTTTGGGgattaaatcaaacaaacatccTCAAACTACGTTATAATCGTATTACTACTTTATCCAACAGTACATTTTGTGGACTAGACCAGTTGACTGAATTAGATATATCAAATAATGACTTAACAGCATTACCTCAAGGCATGTTTTACTGTAATAAACTATTACAAAAGTTGAGACTTGCTCAAAACAACATAGCAAGATGGTCTGGCAATACAGTATCTAATCTATGCTCTTTGAAGTATTTAAACCTTTTTGATAACAACATCAAGCATGTTGATAACACTACCCAAATACTTCATTCACTAGAACATCTAGATCTTTCTTTCAACGTGCTCTCCCGGATAGATGATTATTTTCTATCCAGTTACACTTATCTTAAAACACTGAACGTGTCCAACAACGACATTTTTTGGATTTCTTCATATGCCTTCTTAAATCTGACAAACCTCAAAGTGCTCAACCTCAAGAATGATCGCATCGAATTAGATATACTCAATCAGCCTTTCCAAATCATGGGTGCTCTACGCATACTGGATTTAACATCGGCAATTAAGATCATTCGTTTGGAATCCAAGCCGTTTACAGGTACTTCATTACTTGAGAGAATGTTTATGAGGAAAAACAATTTGCAGAGCAAAGACTTATTTGACAATTCTACATCTCAATCCCTATTTACAGGACTTCAATCATTGTTGACACTGGACTTGAGAGAGAATGACCTGGATATGTTAGCACCAGGAACTTTCAACCCGATAAATAGACTAGAAATATTACTTCTTTCTCACTCGTCTATTAAAGTCCTCATTCCTTCTGTTTTCTACAGTTTGCCTTCTCTCAAAATACTTGATCTTAGTGACAATGATATAACACTGATTTCTGGTGATACATTTCTCAGTCAGTCTCAGCTTCATGTTTTAAAGATAGACAATAACAAGCTTTATTCAATCCCAAGAACTCTATTTAACAGAACCCGAAGCCTGCACAAACTCAAcatggaaaacaataaaatctCCACAATAGAAACTGGGACAAGATTTCCGACAAATATCACATTAGATGTTTCGGGAAATCCATTTGCCTGCACATGTGACTTGAGCTGGTTTGTGAAGTGGTTACATTCTAGCAATGTTGAACTTAGCCATCCCAATAACACACTGTGTTCACCCTCATCCATCAAAGACCTCTTCAAATCATCACTCCTGTCATTTGATCCTGATAAATACTGTGGCATCAACATTCTCCTTATCACAAGTGTATCTTTCACTGTCCTTCTGGTTGCAGCCCTTTCCTTGGTGGCGTATTGGAAGCGATGGTGGCTAAACTACAAGGTGTTCCTTGTTAAACTTGCCATTTGTGGCTACAAGGAAATGGTCCAGGACTTTGAGGACCAGGACTATGAGTTCCAGCTCAACCTGATGTACCAAGAGGAAGACCAGGAATGGGTTGATGATATCATGAAGCCAGTTCTACGGGAAAGGTTTCCACATATTGAGAGAGTAGTCTTTGGTGATAACGACCTCCACCTTGGGATGTTTTACATCAATGCTCTCCATTATGCAGTTGAGAACAGCTTCAAGACGGTTCTCTTGCTAAGCAATAATTCTGTGCGTGAAGCCTGGTTTATTACCAAGGTACGTATAGCCCTAGAGGAACTCAATGACAGCAATCTGGACAAGGTCATACTGTTTTTCCTTGAGgatattgatgatgacgatCTCCCATACCTGGTCAGGTTGTTCCTTAGTAAGAACAAACCTTACATGCTGTGGacggatgatgaggatggtcaAGAACTATTCTGGGCTCAGTTTGAGAAGAGCATGAGAGCCAACAGAGAACTCAATAGTGTTATTCCTGTTTGA